A window of the Lepisosteus oculatus isolate fLepOcu1 chromosome 14, fLepOcu1.hap2, whole genome shotgun sequence genome harbors these coding sequences:
- the zbtb22a gene encoding zinc finger and BTB domain-containing protein 22, whose amino-acid sequence MESGCSSSASSAPGGGVVQVCFPSVQGALLASLNRQRLEGQLCDLAIEVQGRVFRAHRCVLAASSPYFHDQVLLKNVSSVSLPAVLDPLAFDSVLGCAYTGRLSVLRAEMVSYVTVASFLQMWHIVDKITELLRGGRRPAPAPAPATPSRQQSPSSTDFLYGPAGGGGEAEPGGPPARPCPPRPALLRPRPRATPPSSSSSALSRPSGEGDYSSCEEAWLSSTSAPGWGAPQRAAEKGGAPRARPALGPAPPRHRRASSTRAAGGAAGQACGGAGQREEDEEGGGVGPGGEAGVSVCPGRYPSASDQEGEQEYGEEEEDEELAAAGSGARDSGGAADMELVGGAEAEAGGRPSSSCPSSPLPSGAPWQVSSWLQPGGRPGEEEEEGGAEEEYGGEEEEEEDEEEDAEAEEFGEAGRYAAAAAFGGDTYDEIEDGTGQVSQRPLLPSALEHSDFFLAGEAPPPLPPPPPPPPPAAIAVGSPPSPSPSLPAPPALAGAPYTGKVHYCHCGKAYTLKSMRDRHVKMQHLNLRPFACPVCAKTFKMKHHLTKHLKTHGALRPYECGLCGKKVVWRDSFLRHQAHCARLAAAGLARRGPAPPPAPPGDGVKVERAGLGRYTEGEEEGEEGEEGLGPPGGGLYGLKEEAGGGGFGEGGAYS is encoded by the exons ATGGAGTCAGGCTGTAGCAGCAGTGCCTCTAGCGCCCCCGGTGGCGGAGTGGTGCAGGTGTGTTTCCCCTCAGTCCAGGGGGCTCTGCTGGCCAGTCTGAACCGCCAGCGTCTGGAGGGGCAGCTGTGTGATCTGGCCATCGAGGTGCAGGGCCGTGTCTTCAGGGCTCATCGGTGTGTGTTGGCAGCCTCTTCACCCTACTTCCACGATCAG GTGCTGTTGAAGAACGTGTCGTCGGTCTCCCTGCCCGCGGTCCTGGACCCGCTGGCGTTCGACAGTGTGCTGGGCTGCGCCTACACGGGCCGCCTGTCGGTGCTGCGTGCGGAGATGGTCAGCTACGTGACGGTGGCCAGCTTCCTGCAGATGTGGCACATCGTGGACAAGATCACCGAGCTCCTGCGGGGGGGCCGGcgccccgcccccgcccccgcccccgccaCGCCCTCGCGCCAGCAGTCCCCCAGCAGCACGGACTTCCTGTACGGGCCGGCCGGCGGCGGGGGGGAGGCGGAGCCCGGCGGCCCCCCCGCGCGGCCCTGCCCCCCCCGCCCGGCCCTGCTCCGCCCCCGCCCCCGGGCcacacccccctcctcctcctcctccgcgcTCTCGCGCCCCAGCGGGGAGGGCGACTACTCCAGCTGCGAGGAGGCCTGGCTCTCCAGCACCAGCGCCCCCGGCTGGGGGGCGCCCCAGAGAGCCGCCGAGAAGGGGGGCGCCCCCAGGGCACGGCCGGCCCTGGGCCCCGCGCCGCCGCGGCACAGGCGCGCTTCCTCCACCcgggcagcagggggcgccGCCGGGCAGGCGTGTGGGGGCGCAGGCCAGAGGGAGGAGGacgaggagggaggaggagtcgGGCCTGGAGGAGAGGCGGGAGTCTCTGTCTGCCCAg GCCGGTACCCCAGCGCGAGTGACCAGGAGGGGGAGCAGGAGTacggcgaggaggaggaggatgaagagCTGGCGGCGGCAGGCAGCGGGGCGCGGGACAGTGGGGGGGCAGCGGACATGGAGCTGGTGGGGGGGGCAGAGGCCGAGGCCGGGGGGCGGCCCAGCTCCTCCTGCCCCTCCTCGCCCCTGCCCAGCGGGGCGCCGTGGCAGGTGAGCTCCTGGCTGCAGCCGGGCGGCAGGccgggggaggaggaggaggaggggggcgccGAGGAGGAGTACggcggggaggaggaggaggaggaggatgaggaggaggaCGCGGAGGCCGAGGAGTTCGGGGAGGCGGGGCGCTACGCGGCCGCGGCGGCGTTCGGGGGCGACACGTACGACGAGATCGAGGACGGCACGGGGCAGGTATCCCAGAGGCCCCTGCTGCCCTCCGCCCTCGAGCACAGCGACTTCTTCCTGGCCGGCGAGGCGCCCCccccgctgccgccgccgccgccgccgccgccgcccgccGCCATCGCCGTGGGCTCGCCCCCGTCCCCCTCGCCCTCCCTCCCGGCCCCGCCCGCGCTCGCCGGCGCCCCCTACACGGGCAAGGTGCACTACTGCCACTGCGGCAAGGCCTACACGCTGAAGAGCATGCGCGACCGTCACGTCAAGATGCAGCACCTGAACCTGCGGCCCTTCGCCTGCCCCGTCTGCGCCAAGACCTTCAAGATGAAGCACCACCTGACCAAGCACCTCAAGACGCACGGCGCCCTGCGCCCCTACGAGTGCGGCCTCTGCGGGAAAAAGGTCGTGTGGCGCGACAGCTTCCTGCGGCACCAGGCGCACTGCGCGCGGCTGGCGGCCGCCGGCCTGGCCCGCCGCGGCCCcgccccgcccccggccccgcCCGGCGACGGGGTCAAGGTGGAGCGCGCGGGGCTGGGCCGTTACACGGAGGgcgaggaggagggggaggagggcgAGGAAGGGCTGGGGCCCCCCGGGGGGGGGCTCTACGGGCTGAAGGAGGAGGCGGGAGGGGGCGGGTTCGGGGAGGGCGGGGCTTACAGCTGA